The Musa acuminata AAA Group cultivar baxijiao chromosome BXJ1-3, Cavendish_Baxijiao_AAA, whole genome shotgun sequence genome window below encodes:
- the LOC135634387 gene encoding uncharacterized protein LOC135634387 encodes MEDVWSWVAALPEPSRWPSAPPSLVLASADEKTICLAADRTAGSGAETLLTFSITLHGFHPSNTSRALWLSDPVSPSSPHIPLLLQLLRETISMSPSSFSLSAIKFDQESVSGALGGDEQTASFFSLVFVLRLFWTCATEAPADAGFLFFRALDSPLEQALGCRIALRGVLLSLGPDVEERFMRSLGYMLTKWCILRELQGGDSRGLLPVGCCPSYGAERHGLWVLKGFAPVPAMARFGSSGSTGSPNLEPKDSVLRYTLAHQQLEAVVQLESRVCMRDPRFIRVSVRVDSVRLNVVRLRFGRRKEVDDGVLEAERHFPSRARVWVGPELGSSYATGPSLGRSSGNPEQEVEATRTVKGRFGEGKAAGVKATARTATRAQGRSWLWEQEAEGGAGVFDGVLHDGATGAEVAASRPEIGAGGGEADRRAGMRLRCSGSERAFSKAGGVVVAGDELPETIEWRVGREMEGRVVRWRLGVRVWVSYFANDVKTGYCETRSVEWREEVDLALVAGTSELAAR; translated from the coding sequence ATGGAGGACGTGTGGTCTTGGGTCGCCGCTCTCCCTGAGCCATCGCGATGGCCTTCCGCCCCTCCGTCTCTTGTTCTTGCGTCAGCCGACGAAAAGACGATCTGCCTCGCAGCCGACCGCACCGCCGGCTCCGGCGCGGAGACCCTCCTCACCTTCTCCATCACACTCCACGGTTTCCATCCCTCCAACACCTCTCGTGCCCTATGGCTGTCGGATCCCGTATCCCCTTCATCCCCTCATATCCCTCTCCTCCTCCAGCTCCTCCGTGAGACAATCTCCatgtctccctcttctttctcgtTGTCTGCGATCAAGTTCGACCAGGAATCCGTTTCGGGTGCCCTCGGTGGTGACGAGCAGACTgcatctttcttctccctcgtttTCGTCCTCCGGCTTTTCTGGACTTGCGCCACTGAAGCTCCTGCCGACGCCGGCTTCCTGTTCTTCCGAGCTCTTGACTCCCCCCTCGAGCAAGCCCTCGGCTGCCGGATCGCTCTACGTGGCGTCCTCCTTTCCCTCGGGCCGGACGTCGAGGAGCGCTTCATGCGCTCCCTCGGCTACATGCTCACCAAGTGGTGCATCCTCCGCGAGCTTCAGGGCGGCGACTCCAGAGGCCTTCTCCCGGTCGGCTGCTGCCCCTCCTACGGCGCAGAGAGGCACGGGCTTTGGGTCCTGAAGGGCTTCGCTCCGGTGCCGGCCATGGCCCGATTTGGTTCCAGCGGCTCGACCGGCAGCCCGAACCTGGAGCCGAAGGACTCCGTGCTGCGCTACACCTTGGCCCACCAGCAGCTCGAAGCCGTGGTACAATTAGAGTCCAGGGTCTGCATGCGGGACCCGCGGTTTATCCGGGTGAGCGTCCGTGTCGACAGTGTACGGCTCAACGTGGTCCGGCTCCGGTTCGGGAGGCGAAAAGAAGTGGATGACGGCGTCCTGGAGGCCGAACGGCACTTCCCGTCGCGGGCCCGGGTGTGGGTGGGGCCGGAACTGGGGTCGAGCTACGCCACCGGCCCGAGCCTGGGCCGGTCGAGTGGGAACCCGGAGCAGGAGGTGGAGGCGACGCGTACGGTGAAGGGGCGGTTCGGGGAAGGGAAGGCGGCCGGCGTGAAGGCGACGGCACGCACGGCGACGAGGGCGCAGGGGCGCAGCTGGCTGTGGGAGCAGGAGGCCGAGGGCGGCGCGGGCGTGTTCGATGGGGTGCTCCACGACGGCGCCACGGGGGCGGAGGTGGCGGCGTCGAGGCCAGAAATCGGCGCGGGCGGCGGCGAAGCGGACCGGAGGGCAGGGATGAGGCTGAGGTGCAGCGGGTCGGAGAGGGCGTTCAGCAAGGCGGGCGGGGTGGTGGTGGCAGGGGACGAGCTGCCGGAGACGATAGAGTGGAGGGTGGGAAGGGAGATGGAGGGGAGGGTGGTGAGGTGGAGACTCGGGGTCCGCGTGTGGGTGAGTTACTTCGCCAATGACGTGAAGACGGGCTACTGCGAGACGAGGAGCGTGGAGTGGCGGGAGGAGGTGGACTTGGCTTTGGTCGCAGGAACAAGTGAGCTCGCAGCAAGATGA